A single region of the Bacillus sp. SM2101 genome encodes:
- a CDS encoding DUF202 domain-containing protein: MKETTDSKYIQQHLANERTYLAWIRTAIAIIGVGFLIANLHFTFPRTMTKSVSFIANIVEILSVILGIATIIFSTKNYLQKQHDINEGTFQSPKLFIFFLSSFFIVIIIIFTIYFLL; encoded by the coding sequence ATGAAGGAAACGACTGATTCAAAATATATACAACAACATTTAGCTAATGAAAGAACGTATTTAGCTTGGATTAGAACTGCAATAGCTATTATTGGAGTGGGTTTTCTCATTGCAAATTTACATTTTACGTTTCCACGAACTATGACAAAGTCTGTGAGTTTTATTGCGAATATTGTTGAAATTCTATCTGTAATATTGGGGATAGCCACAATCATTTTTTCTACAAAGAACTATTTACAAAAACAACATGATATAAATGAAGGGACATTTCAATCACCAAAGTTATTCATTTTCTTTTTATCTTCATTCTTTATTGTCATCATTATAATTTTTACAATTTATTTCTTGTTGTAA
- a CDS encoding carbonic anhydrase yields the protein MDIQKQNELFVKETLSENKLYFSELSKGQSPEYFVLSCCDSRVSPSVISQMPLGTMFVHRNIANQVNKDDESFSASLYYALHHLKVKKIIIEGHTNCGGVAAACNNNQEPELQYWLNSIKENLPLEDRSESLSLDDMSRVNVIKQIEKLKSHPVYKKYGEGIQILGFLFHLDSGRLEQLEN from the coding sequence ATGGACATTCAAAAACAAAATGAACTATTTGTTAAGGAAACTTTATCTGAAAATAAACTATATTTCTCAGAGCTTTCAAAAGGACAAAGCCCTGAATATTTCGTGTTAAGTTGTTGCGATTCAAGAGTCAGTCCTTCAGTGATAAGCCAAATGCCATTGGGTACAATGTTTGTTCATCGTAATATTGCCAATCAAGTAAATAAAGACGATGAGAGTTTTTCGGCGAGTTTATACTATGCTCTTCATCATCTGAAAGTAAAAAAAATAATTATTGAGGGTCATACAAATTGTGGTGGTGTTGCAGCTGCATGTAATAATAATCAAGAACCAGAGCTCCAATACTGGCTTAATAGTATTAAGGAAAACTTACCGTTAGAAGACCGATCAGAGAGTTTATCCTTAGACGATATGTCTAGAGTCAATGTTATAAAGCAAATTGAAAAGCTAAAAAGTCATCCAGTCTATAAAAAGTATGGTGAAGGGATACAAATCTTAGGCTTTTTATTTCATTTAGATTCTGGAAGACTAGAGCAGTTAGAGAATTAA